Proteins encoded by one window of Moorella humiferrea:
- a CDS encoding tyrosine-type recombinase/integrase → MTEIFDRYLSYLKETDASTHTVSGYRKDLRAFSEWYRDTYGEEPEPEKMTSIDLREYQSWMRNVKGLKPNTVNRRMKAVKSWLSWCVDRGLAPRLPDFPRGVPEAKGAPEALDRVEVNRLLREVEKEGNARDAALVRLMLSCGLRVSEAVTLQVEDVDVGERHGVIVVRNGKGGKYREAPVPPAARKAIREWLAVREKKHPGSPWLFPGACPEKHLTACAAWRVVKKYAWKARIPDLHPHTLRHTCATNMLRAGANLVEVASVLGHARLDTTAVYTKPSMAELARAAERGEV, encoded by the coding sequence GTGACCGAAATCTTCGACCGCTACCTTTCCTACCTCAAAGAAACCGACGCATCCACCCACACCGTCTCCGGCTACCGCAAAGACCTGCGGGCTTTCTCTGAGTGGTACCGGGACACTTACGGGGAGGAACCGGAGCCAGAGAAGATGACCAGCATCGACCTCCGCGAGTACCAGTCCTGGATGCGGAACGTAAAGGGCCTCAAGCCCAACACCGTCAACCGCCGCATGAAGGCCGTAAAGTCCTGGCTCTCCTGGTGCGTGGACCGTGGCCTGGCCCCCAGGCTGCCGGACTTCCCCAGGGGCGTGCCGGAAGCCAAGGGCGCGCCGGAGGCCCTGGACAGGGTCGAAGTAAACAGGCTTCTGCGGGAGGTGGAAAAGGAAGGGAACGCCAGGGACGCCGCCCTGGTGAGGCTCATGCTTTCCTGCGGGCTGAGGGTGTCCGAAGCCGTAACCTTGCAGGTTGAAGACGTGGACGTGGGGGAAAGGCACGGGGTGATAGTGGTAAGAAACGGTAAAGGCGGCAAGTACCGGGAAGCACCGGTTCCTCCGGCCGCCAGGAAAGCCATCAGGGAATGGCTGGCCGTTCGAGAGAAAAAGCACCCCGGTTCGCCCTGGCTCTTCCCGGGGGCTTGCCCGGAAAAACACCTTACCGCCTGCGCCGCCTGGCGGGTGGTGAAAAAGTACGCCTGGAAAGCGAGGATACCCGATTTGCACCCCCACACCTTAAGGCACACCTGCGCCACCAACATGCTGCGGGCCGGGGCGAACCTGGTGGAAGTGGCATCTGTCCTGGGGCACGCCAGGCTGGACACCACGGCGGTCTACACGAAGCCGTCCATGGCCGAGCTGGCCCGGGCGGCGGAAAGGGGGGAAGTATGA
- a CDS encoding Uma2 family endonuclease — translation MSAILAELAAGRGRYTYEDYCRLPEGSPYQLIGGELVRTPSPTPYHQMVSMKLELKMAGFVLEKGLGIVLDAPLDVYLDETETYQPDIIFISKERLSIIEEKRINGAPDLVAEILSPSTGYYDLRSKYKVYEKKGVREYWIVDPQHKSVQVFLRQEGKFVLDQEAEQQGTVKSWVIAGFEVQVESIF, via the coding sequence ATGAGCGCAATTCTGGCGGAACTGGCGGCGGGCCGGGGACGGTACACTTATGAAGATTATTGCCGCCTCCCGGAGGGGTCACCCTATCAGCTTATCGGGGGGGAACTGGTAAGGACACCTTCGCCGACACCCTATCATCAAATGGTATCAATGAAACTGGAATTAAAAATGGCGGGTTTTGTCCTGGAAAAAGGGCTGGGCATTGTTTTAGATGCACCCCTGGACGTCTACCTGGATGAAACAGAGACCTATCAACCGGATATAATTTTTATTTCCAAGGAAAGGTTATCAATTATAGAGGAAAAACGTATCAACGGCGCCCCGGACCTGGTGGCGGAGATACTCTCCCCCAGTACGGGTTATTACGACCTGCGCAGCAAGTACAAGGTTTATGAAAAGAAAGGCGTCAGGGAATATTGGATTGTCGATCCCCAGCATAAATCGGTGCAGGTTTTTTTAAGGCAGGAAGGAAAATTTGTCCTCGATCAGGAAGCCGAGCAGCAGGGGACGGTAAAGTCGTGGGTGATAGCTGGCTTTGAAGTCCAGGTAGAAAGTATCTTCTAA
- the ligD gene encoding non-homologous end-joining DNA ligase, protein MTGENGGRLPVFQIKPMLAVAARPFDSPDFIYEVKWDGYRCLAYLDRKTILQSRNLLDITPAFPELAGLHLWVGMQPAVLDGEIIIPGEEGRPSFSRLQVRGRITDPVKIRQAARQNPAVFVAFDLLYCRGENIMPRPLYWRKVLLQEAVRPGDNLALSSFIETCGITFFATCTRQGLEGVVAKAKDSPYLPGRRSSHWRKFRHTRAEEFIIVGYEPGSGERILRALILGEYRQGRLVYRGKVGTGFDREEERRLLAELKKLKAVPPPFGEPVPGLTRPRWVEPRLLCTVEYLEQTPDGCLRHPVYRGLRWDREPGE, encoded by the coding sequence ATGACGGGGGAGAATGGCGGCCGGCTTCCGGTATTTCAAATCAAGCCCATGCTGGCTGTGGCCGCCCGCCCCTTTGATTCCCCCGACTTTATTTATGAGGTGAAATGGGACGGTTACCGTTGCCTGGCTTACCTGGACCGGAAAACCATCCTCCAGTCCCGCAACCTCCTGGACATCACCCCGGCTTTTCCCGAACTGGCCGGCCTGCACCTGTGGGTCGGGATGCAGCCGGCGGTCCTGGACGGGGAGATAATTATCCCGGGAGAGGAAGGCCGGCCCTCCTTCAGCCGCCTCCAGGTCAGGGGGAGGATTACTGATCCTGTGAAGATCAGGCAGGCCGCTCGGCAAAACCCGGCCGTTTTTGTCGCCTTCGATCTCCTTTACTGCCGGGGCGAAAACATCATGCCCCGGCCTCTGTACTGGCGTAAAGTTTTGCTCCAGGAAGCTGTGCGGCCGGGGGACAACCTGGCCCTCTCCAGCTTTATTGAAACCTGCGGCATTACCTTTTTTGCGACCTGCACCAGGCAGGGCCTGGAGGGAGTTGTGGCCAAGGCCAAAGACAGCCCCTACCTTCCCGGACGGCGTTCCTCCCACTGGCGCAAATTCCGGCATACTCGCGCGGAGGAGTTTATCATCGTAGGGTACGAGCCCGGGAGCGGTGAGCGTATCTTAAGGGCCCTCATCCTGGGCGAGTACCGGCAGGGGCGGCTGGTCTACCGGGGCAAGGTGGGAACCGGCTTTGACCGGGAGGAAGAGAGGCGGTTGCTGGCGGAGCTAAAAAAACTCAAGGCTGTGCCGCCGCCCTTCGGAGAACCCGTACCAGGCCTGACCCGGCCCCGCTGGGTGGAACCGCGCCTTCTCTGCACCGTGGAGTACCTGGAGCAGACCCCGGACGGGTGCCTGCGCCATCCTGTTTACCGTGGCCTGCGGTGGGACAGGGAGCCGGGTGAATAG
- a CDS encoding serine hydrolase produces MFRRHNRKLLFLVLALVAVIIFPLAALAMTYQVQPGDSLWQIARRFGTSIDIIKNNNNLSGDTIYPGQKLYIPDGVPANAPDYSSLKKQIEDFLATQAGTYGVYFKDLISGQSFGINADMPLPAASTVKLPTVLFINHLVAQGNLDWQQKLTYNSTTDYQGGSGILQFSVKDGDRLTLRTLTTLAITTSDNIAYNMLRNFVGKESVAAFMRSLGGQTVFPNGQNLSTARDMATYVQAALDFAKVNPDGRRLLDDMANGIYNEGIPLKIPDGVTVAHKEGFIWGSPDDVGVVFGSRPFIVTVLSQGVDDPDQGFANIATITRMMYDYQENL; encoded by the coding sequence ATGTTCCGTCGTCATAACCGAAAATTGTTGTTCCTCGTTCTGGCCCTTGTCGCGGTCATCATCTTTCCCCTGGCAGCCCTGGCCATGACCTACCAGGTGCAGCCCGGCGACAGCCTGTGGCAGATTGCCAGGCGTTTTGGTACAAGCATAGACATTATAAAAAACAATAATAATTTAAGCGGCGATACCATTTATCCAGGCCAGAAACTGTATATTCCCGATGGTGTTCCGGCCAATGCCCCTGATTATTCTTCCCTGAAAAAGCAAATCGAGGACTTCCTGGCAACACAGGCGGGAACCTACGGCGTTTATTTTAAAGACCTCATTTCTGGCCAGTCCTTCGGCATCAATGCCGATATGCCTCTGCCGGCGGCCAGCACGGTCAAACTGCCTACGGTGCTTTTTATCAATCACCTGGTCGCTCAGGGCAACCTGGACTGGCAGCAAAAGCTGACCTACAACAGCACCACCGACTACCAGGGCGGCAGCGGCATCCTGCAATTCAGCGTCAAAGACGGGGACAGGCTGACGCTAAGGACCTTGACCACCCTGGCCATTACCACCAGCGACAATATCGCCTACAACATGCTTCGTAATTTTGTAGGCAAGGAGAGCGTTGCCGCTTTCATGCGGAGCCTGGGCGGACAGACCGTATTCCCCAACGGACAGAACTTAAGCACGGCCCGGGATATGGCAACCTATGTCCAGGCCGCCTTGGACTTTGCTAAAGTTAACCCCGACGGCCGCCGGCTGCTGGACGACATGGCCAATGGTATTTACAATGAAGGCATACCCTTAAAGATCCCCGACGGCGTTACCGTGGCCCACAAGGAAGGGTTTATCTGGGGCAGCCCGGATGATGTCGGCGTCGTCTTCGGTTCCCGGCCCTTTATCGTCACTGTTCTTTCCCAAGGCGTAGACGATCCCGACCAGGGCTTTGCCAATATAGCAACCATCACGAGAATGATGTATGACTACCAGGAAAACCTATGA
- a CDS encoding S8 family serine peptidase: MRVAQELPQNAALFKVTSGVPQAIETLKSDPRVEYVQPNFIYHCRTNDPLYSQQWGLVDAVYGVGVEDAWHYTQGSSEIIVAVLDTGVDFHHPDLKDSMWYDPATGAVGYDFAYNDPNPMDYNGHGTHVAGIIAAAANNGLGVAGVAPGVKIMAVKVLWDTGQGDTAAVVQGINYAVAHGAKVINMSLGYAGQPDRLLYDTIKAYPNVLFVVAAGNEGANNDDTFNNPASFTKDWPSYGITALPNVVSVAAVASPDSPNKGMLAQFSNFGPSSVTLGAPGESIWSTVPAPPAGGGVALAVYGESGDKVMFWGFGAEDMDDPSEGKSTAGAVYDSIVRVVYGFFGLTPAETQTRPLLVVDDDQAGSYPVDNEHKLVFPEVSTWYMNALSTAGYVYRLYTVPNDADGPAVDSSVYSGVIWFTGYAFLSNPATANFFDPNTWHPNLTQSDRSNLTQYLQAGGKLFLAGRSAGFLIEQDNFYHTFLGANFVYAWEGPSVLEGVYDPMTGKQYPLNRAVVGRFIDVLLPASNQAKVVLTYTPYEAWSGTSMATPFVSGGAALGYSLRPDLSPEQIISFLKQGVTHLSGLEGKVASGGTLNLGQLLAAVSALPAPGSGSGTGSGGSSGGTGDGGTGGAGGGGGGGAPPQSKGETPGLAEITVTGEKQEVSTHDGKVVMEIPAGALPIDAKVSVKLLADTPDKVPAGAVPLSPVVSIESSAEISAPVVLSLKFDPAKLEGLDPRCAMLFRQEQNGSWVPVGGKLDRRNNAIVVELNHFSNYAVMGLAQTFGDIKGHWAKNSIELLAARGIVHGVAPDRFAPEEPVTRAQMAALLANLKGLAPVTPAAPTFRDVDPASWYYGVVEAAAMAGLMKGYPDGTFRPEDTITREEMAALAVRLAGLKEVAEEVPFEDKESISPWARAAVSTAYARGLLRGVSANLFAPQGEVTRAQAAALLVRLAERLRLFEVTVEVTGTLTWSTVEKPHWEIQTEKENYVLLIDPGDKTVVRLLKSLEGQKVSVTGYLVEEPNIYMRGPVLKVLELRLGE; this comes from the coding sequence TTGAGAGTAGCACAAGAATTGCCCCAGAACGCCGCTTTATTCAAAGTGACATCAGGAGTACCACAGGCTATTGAGACACTTAAAAGCGACCCGCGAGTGGAATACGTTCAGCCTAATTTTATCTACCATTGCCGTACCAACGATCCCCTGTACTCCCAGCAGTGGGGCTTGGTTGACGCGGTCTACGGGGTGGGCGTTGAGGACGCCTGGCATTACACCCAAGGCTCATCAGAAATTATTGTCGCCGTGCTGGATACCGGCGTGGATTTCCACCACCCTGACCTCAAGGACAGCATGTGGTACGACCCCGCGACCGGAGCTGTAGGCTACGACTTCGCTTACAACGACCCCAACCCCATGGACTATAACGGCCACGGAACGCACGTGGCGGGCATCATCGCCGCAGCGGCCAACAACGGCTTGGGCGTGGCCGGAGTGGCCCCGGGGGTAAAAATTATGGCGGTGAAAGTCCTTTGGGATACGGGGCAAGGGGATACCGCTGCTGTGGTTCAGGGCATCAATTACGCCGTTGCGCACGGGGCGAAGGTCATCAACATGAGCCTCGGTTATGCGGGCCAGCCTGATCGTTTGCTTTACGATACAATTAAGGCTTACCCGAACGTATTGTTCGTCGTTGCCGCGGGCAATGAAGGGGCGAATAACGATGATACCTTTAATAACCCGGCCAGCTTTACCAAAGATTGGCCGAGCTACGGGATAACCGCTTTGCCAAATGTGGTGAGCGTGGCCGCGGTGGCCAGCCCCGATAGCCCAAACAAAGGAATGCTGGCGCAGTTCTCTAACTTTGGCCCCTCGTCAGTTACGCTGGGTGCACCGGGAGAAAGTATTTGGAGCACGGTGCCCGCTCCACCCGCGGGCGGCGGCGTCGCGCTGGCTGTTTACGGCGAAAGCGGGGACAAGGTTATGTTCTGGGGGTTCGGAGCAGAGGACATGGACGATCCTTCCGAGGGCAAGAGTACAGCTGGCGCAGTGTACGATAGCATCGTCCGGGTAGTTTACGGCTTTTTCGGCCTCACCCCGGCTGAAACCCAGACCAGGCCGCTCCTGGTGGTGGATGACGACCAGGCGGGGAGCTACCCTGTGGATAACGAGCACAAGCTGGTATTCCCTGAGGTCAGCACTTGGTACATGAACGCCCTCAGTACCGCCGGATACGTTTACCGCCTTTACACAGTGCCAAACGACGCTGACGGCCCGGCGGTTGACAGCAGCGTCTACAGCGGGGTCATTTGGTTTACGGGATACGCTTTCCTTAGCAACCCCGCTACGGCAAACTTCTTTGATCCAAACACATGGCACCCTAATCTTACGCAAAGTGACCGGAGCAACCTGACTCAGTATCTGCAGGCTGGCGGGAAGCTCTTCTTGGCAGGCCGCAGTGCTGGTTTCCTCATCGAGCAGGACAACTTTTATCACACCTTCCTGGGTGCAAACTTTGTCTACGCATGGGAAGGCCCCAGCGTCCTGGAGGGCGTGTACGATCCCATGACGGGGAAGCAGTACCCGCTAAACCGCGCTGTGGTGGGACGCTTTATAGACGTTTTGTTGCCCGCCAGTAACCAGGCAAAGGTTGTTCTAACCTACACTCCGTACGAGGCGTGGTCGGGTACTTCTATGGCAACCCCCTTTGTATCGGGTGGAGCGGCCTTGGGTTATAGTTTACGGCCCGACCTTTCCCCCGAACAGATAATAAGCTTTTTGAAGCAAGGAGTTACTCATCTGTCTGGCCTTGAAGGTAAAGTGGCCTCCGGTGGCACCCTTAACCTGGGCCAACTGCTGGCTGCAGTCAGCGCTCTGCCTGCACCGGGGAGCGGTAGCGGTACCGGTAGCGGAGGTAGTAGTGGAGGCACCGGAGACGGTGGAACTGGCGGTGCTGGAGGGGGTGGAGGCGGAGGTGCTCCGCCTCAGAGCAAAGGAGAAACCCCTGGCCTGGCCGAGATCACGGTGACCGGAGAAAAGCAGGAGGTCTCAACACACGATGGCAAGGTAGTTATGGAAATACCGGCTGGAGCTCTTCCGATAGACGCAAAGGTGTCGGTGAAACTTCTAGCCGATACTCCGGATAAGGTGCCGGCTGGTGCAGTTCCTTTAAGCCCGGTAGTTAGTATCGAAAGTAGCGCTGAGATTTCCGCACCGGTGGTCCTGTCGCTAAAGTTCGACCCGGCCAAGCTTGAAGGGCTCGACCCGCGTTGTGCGATGTTGTTCCGCCAGGAGCAAAACGGTTCGTGGGTACCCGTGGGCGGGAAACTCGACCGGAGGAACAACGCCATCGTTGTAGAACTCAATCACTTTTCCAACTATGCAGTCATGGGCCTCGCACAAACTTTCGGGGATATAAAAGGGCACTGGGCTAAAAACTCTATCGAACTTCTGGCGGCGCGAGGCATAGTACACGGTGTAGCGCCCGACCGTTTCGCGCCCGAAGAGCCGGTAACCCGCGCTCAGATGGCGGCTCTTCTGGCCAATCTCAAGGGCCTGGCACCGGTGACGCCGGCTGCACCTACCTTCCGTGATGTTGATCCTGCTTCCTGGTACTACGGCGTAGTGGAGGCAGCAGCCATGGCGGGCCTTATGAAGGGCTACCCGGACGGCACCTTCCGGCCTGAAGATACCATTACCCGGGAAGAAATGGCAGCCCTGGCGGTACGTCTGGCGGGATTAAAAGAGGTTGCCGAAGAGGTGCCGTTTGAGGATAAGGAGAGTATTTCTCCTTGGGCGCGGGCAGCAGTGTCCACCGCTTATGCCCGGGGGCTGCTCAGAGGAGTGTCTGCTAATCTCTTTGCACCTCAGGGTGAAGTAACCCGGGCACAGGCGGCGGCTCTGTTAGTCCGGTTGGCGGAGAGGCTCAGGCTTTTTGAAGTAACAGTTGAAGTTACGGGGACTCTCACCTGGAGCACCGTGGAAAAACCTCACTGGGAGATTCAGACAGAAAAAGAAAATTACGTACTGTTGATTGACCCGGGGGACAAAACTGTAGTGAGATTGCTCAAATCCTTAGAGGGCCAGAAGGTGAGCGTGACCGGTTACCTGGTTGAGGAACCGAACATCTACATGCGCGGTCCGGTTCTCAAAGTCTTAGAACTAAGACTTGGGGAATAA
- a CDS encoding FAD-dependent oxidoreductase: MVAAYTRLFEPVKIGKVEVKNKIAMAPMGVLGLVTPDGCFSERAIDYYIERARGGTGLIITSVTKVENEIEAFKPGMVPTVSVNPPHFIATAGELTERVHAYGTRIFLQLGMGFGRVASPVMLAGEPVAPSAIPNFWEPAITCRELATREVETLVRRAGEAAEIAVEAGFDGVEIHAMHEGYLLDQFTIALFNRRTDKYGGDLRGRLTFPIEIVQEIKKRVGKEFPVLLRFSIKNFIKDWRQGGLPGEVFTEKGRDVEEALEAARILEAAGYDGFDADAGSYDAWYWAHPPLYQEHGCYLPLTQKLKEAVKVPVIVAGRMDEPDLAERALVEGKADMIAIGRGLLTDAQWASKAMTGRVDRIRPCIGCHDGCLGRGFLGRPLSCAVNPACGREKEYGIERASSARKVMIIGGGVAGMEAARVAALRGHQVTLYEKSDQLGGHVIAAAVPEFKKDDARLLQWYKTELRELQVEINLNREVTPELVLEQNPDAVVVATGSKPAMPDVPGIDKEKVGTATDILLGKKQAGDKVVIIGGGLAGCETALWLARQGKQVTIIEILDDLMRAGIPVPYMNRIMLIEMLRYQGVEWRTGTSLLEVTDAGVILIDRSFHRTTLPADTVVVAAGFTPEQGLYRALMGKMPGLYLIGDSREPRNIMGAIWDAYEVARNI, from the coding sequence ATTGTGGCAGCCTATACCAGACTTTTTGAACCCGTCAAGATAGGTAAGGTAGAAGTAAAGAATAAAATCGCTATGGCTCCCATGGGTGTCCTGGGCCTGGTAACCCCGGACGGCTGCTTCTCAGAACGGGCCATAGATTATTATATTGAACGGGCCAGGGGGGGCACCGGGTTAATCATCACCAGTGTGACCAAGGTTGAAAACGAGATTGAAGCGTTTAAGCCCGGGATGGTTCCCACCGTATCCGTAAACCCGCCCCACTTTATCGCTACGGCAGGCGAGCTGACGGAAAGGGTACACGCCTATGGAACCAGGATATTCCTGCAGCTGGGTATGGGTTTTGGCCGGGTGGCCTCGCCGGTTATGCTGGCGGGAGAACCTGTCGCCCCTTCAGCCATTCCTAATTTTTGGGAACCGGCTATAACCTGCCGGGAGCTGGCAACCCGGGAAGTCGAAACACTGGTTCGGAGGGCCGGCGAGGCGGCGGAAATAGCTGTAGAAGCCGGGTTTGACGGGGTAGAGATTCATGCCATGCATGAGGGCTATCTCCTCGACCAGTTCACCATCGCCCTGTTCAACCGCCGCACGGATAAATACGGCGGCGACTTGCGGGGCAGGCTCACTTTCCCCATCGAAATAGTGCAGGAGATTAAAAAGAGGGTGGGGAAAGAGTTCCCCGTCCTCCTCAGGTTCAGTATCAAGAATTTTATCAAGGACTGGCGCCAGGGGGGACTGCCCGGGGAAGTGTTTACCGAAAAAGGCCGCGACGTGGAAGAAGCGCTGGAGGCCGCCAGGATCCTGGAAGCAGCAGGTTACGACGGCTTTGACGCCGACGCCGGTTCCTATGACGCCTGGTACTGGGCCCACCCGCCCCTCTATCAAGAGCACGGCTGTTACCTGCCTTTAACCCAAAAGCTAAAAGAAGCGGTTAAGGTCCCGGTGATCGTCGCCGGCCGGATGGATGAGCCGGACCTGGCGGAACGTGCCCTGGTTGAAGGCAAGGCGGACATGATAGCCATCGGCCGGGGCCTGTTAACAGATGCTCAATGGGCCAGCAAAGCGATGACGGGAAGGGTTGACAGGATCCGGCCCTGCATTGGCTGCCATGACGGCTGCCTGGGGCGGGGTTTCCTGGGCCGGCCCCTATCCTGCGCCGTGAACCCTGCCTGCGGCCGGGAAAAAGAGTACGGCATCGAGCGGGCGAGTTCGGCCCGGAAGGTAATGATTATCGGCGGCGGCGTGGCCGGCATGGAGGCGGCCCGGGTGGCCGCCCTGAGGGGACACCAGGTAACCCTTTACGAAAAGAGCGATCAACTGGGCGGCCATGTAATCGCTGCCGCCGTGCCGGAATTCAAAAAAGACGACGCGCGCCTGTTGCAGTGGTATAAAACCGAACTGCGGGAACTTCAGGTCGAGATCAACCTGAACCGGGAAGTTACCCCGGAACTGGTCCTGGAGCAAAACCCCGACGCCGTTGTTGTGGCCACCGGCTCCAAACCGGCCATGCCCGACGTCCCCGGCATTGACAAAGAAAAAGTAGGCACGGCAACTGATATTCTTTTGGGCAAAAAGCAGGCCGGCGATAAGGTGGTGATCATCGGCGGCGGGCTGGCCGGGTGCGAAACCGCCCTCTGGCTGGCCCGGCAGGGCAAGCAGGTGACGATAATTGAGATCCTGGACGACCTGATGCGGGCCGGCATCCCCGTCCCGTATATGAACCGGATCATGCTCATAGAGATGCTCCGCTATCAAGGGGTGGAATGGCGAACCGGTACCAGCCTGCTAGAGGTAACTGACGCGGGCGTTATCCTGATTGACAGGTCCTTCCATAGAACAACCCTCCCTGCCGATACGGTAGTCGTGGCGGCAGGGTTTACGCCCGAGCAAGGACTTTACCGCGCCCTGATGGGCAAAATGCCTGGCCTTTATCTCATCGGCGACTCCCGGGAACCCCGGAACATTATGGGAGCCATCTGGGACGCCTACGAGGTGGCGCGGAACATATAG
- a CDS encoding sigma 54 modulation/S30EA ribosomal C-terminal domain-containing protein, translating into MISLFFANAETEKVNVLYRRKDGQYRLIEPEFD; encoded by the coding sequence ATGATTTCCTTGTTTTTTGCCAATGCCGAGACGGAAAAGGTGAATGTCCTCTACCGCCGCAAAGACGGCCAGTACAGACTTATTGAACCAGAGTTCGATTAA
- a CDS encoding MerR family transcriptional regulator, with product MLPREVANIFRVTVRTLRNWERKGVLVPVRLPSGHKRYRREEVEALLGACSFRKGPLQG from the coding sequence TTGCTGCCGCGCGAAGTTGCCAACATCTTCCGGGTCACCGTTCGTACCCTCCGGAACTGGGAGCGGAAGGGCGTTCTAGTCCCCGTCCGCCTCCCCTCGGGCCACAAGCGGTACAGGAGGGAAGAAGTGGAGGCGTTGCTAGGAGCGTGCTCGTTCAGAAAAGGGCCGTTGCAGGGGTAA
- a CDS encoding Ku protein yields MRPLWKGAISFGLVNVPVKLYKATESSDLKFNYLHARCRTPIQYRKYCPYCQVEVPPEEIVRGYEYEKGKYVILQEEDLEGIPQEATRSINILDFVDLEEIDPIYFDRAYYLVPGEMGQKAYALLRQAMEATGKIAIARVSLRTRESLAAVRVSGRTLVMHTMFYPREVRAAEQLPELNFDVKLHENEVKMAVTLINNLAARFEPEKYTDAYRQALLEIIEAKVAGEEVAVPARPAAGKVVDLMEALKASIELAKKEKAAGAGDEEAKKPRRRRKTS; encoded by the coding sequence GTGCGCCCCCTCTGGAAAGGCGCCATCAGCTTCGGCCTGGTCAACGTGCCGGTAAAACTATACAAAGCCACCGAAAGCAGCGATCTCAAATTCAACTACCTGCACGCCAGGTGCAGGACGCCCATCCAGTACCGCAAATACTGCCCCTACTGCCAGGTAGAGGTTCCCCCGGAGGAGATCGTCCGGGGCTACGAATACGAAAAGGGCAAGTATGTAATTTTGCAGGAGGAAGACCTGGAAGGAATTCCTCAAGAGGCGACCAGGAGTATTAACATCCTCGACTTTGTCGACCTGGAGGAGATTGACCCCATTTATTTTGACAGGGCTTATTACCTGGTACCAGGCGAGATGGGGCAGAAAGCCTATGCCCTGCTGCGGCAGGCCATGGAGGCTACAGGGAAAATTGCCATAGCCAGGGTAAGTTTAAGGACCAGGGAATCCCTGGCGGCGGTAAGGGTTTCCGGCAGGACCCTGGTAATGCACACCATGTTTTACCCCCGGGAGGTCAGGGCGGCAGAGCAACTGCCGGAATTAAACTTTGATGTCAAGCTCCATGAAAATGAGGTCAAAATGGCCGTCACCCTGATTAACAACCTGGCGGCCCGGTTTGAGCCGGAAAAATATACCGACGCCTACCGGCAGGCCCTCCTGGAGATTATCGAAGCTAAGGTCGCTGGTGAAGAGGTGGCGGTACCGGCGCGGCCCGCAGCAGGGAAAGTGGTCGATCTGATGGAGGCCCTGAAGGCCAGCATCGAACTGGCCAAAAAGGAAAAGGCCGCCGGTGCCGGGGATGAAGAAGCCAAGAAACCGCGCCGGCGGCGCAAGACCTCATGA
- a CDS encoding GGDEF domain-containing protein: protein MALERIQVVDWLRVACKASKLVIYLASMIWLAWFSRRPRPGCQGTMLAGMMTGLALALTGLSVDLLGEFFAIPYIVKRVVGELILFNLGTFLIAWSAATMLTELARASCRYQHEAERDPLTSLYNRRAFFSAAERAFAKARSSGRIPAVAVLDLDGMKAINDTFGHQCGDEALKQAARAIQKSVREGNVVARYGGDEFVVLFPSKGPREETLRSRLDKHLKAVCFSGEEIPLSLSVRLARFPADGESVDALLAVADARMYADKEAKKNSKGGYRV, encoded by the coding sequence ATGGCACTCGAAAGGATCCAGGTTGTAGACTGGCTGCGCGTGGCCTGCAAGGCCAGCAAGCTCGTTATCTATTTAGCTTCCATGATCTGGCTGGCTTGGTTCTCCCGTAGGCCGAGGCCCGGCTGCCAGGGAACGATGCTCGCAGGCATGATGACCGGTCTTGCACTCGCCCTGACCGGGCTGTCGGTAGACCTCCTGGGCGAATTTTTCGCAATCCCCTACATTGTAAAGAGAGTGGTCGGAGAGCTTATACTGTTCAATTTGGGCACCTTCCTCATCGCGTGGTCGGCGGCTACAATGCTCACGGAGCTGGCCCGGGCCTCGTGCAGGTACCAGCACGAGGCCGAGCGGGACCCGCTCACCAGCCTGTACAACAGGAGGGCATTCTTCAGTGCCGCGGAGCGCGCGTTTGCAAAGGCCCGGTCGTCGGGCCGCATCCCCGCCGTGGCCGTCCTCGACCTGGACGGGATGAAGGCGATCAACGACACCTTCGGCCACCAGTGCGGCGACGAGGCACTGAAGCAGGCCGCAAGGGCGATCCAGAAGAGCGTCAGGGAGGGCAACGTGGTGGCCCGCTACGGCGGCGACGAGTTCGTCGTCCTCTTCCCCAGCAAGGGGCCGCGGGAGGAGACCTTGCGGTCCAGGCTGGACAAACACCTGAAGGCGGTGTGCTTCTCGGGTGAGGAGATACCCTTAAGCCTCTCGGTGAGGCTGGCCCGGTTCCCGGCGGACGGGGAGAGCGTGGACGCCCTGCTCGCCGTGGCCGACGCCAGGATGTACGCTGATAAAGAGGCCAAGAAGAACAGTAAGGGAGGCTATCGGGTGTAA